A stretch of the Bacillota bacterium genome encodes the following:
- the whiG gene encoding RNA polymerase sigma factor WhiG — MGKGYSKMVKLKNEDLWESYKVRKDESAKEALILEYAPLVKYVAGRLAVGLTAKVELDDLIGFGIFGLIDAIEKFDHTRGIKFETYALARIRGSIIDGLRAMDWVPQSVRQKAREIEKTYTRLENELGRSVSDLEVSQALGISLDEFHQLLGEVSYTSLLYLEDLWLGEGADSDSVRVIEMISDPNVEDPTLRLEFEETKQLLAEAIDKLPEKERIVISLYYYDGLTLKEIGAVLGLSESRISQLHTKAILRLRGRLSRQKKKIFGI; from the coding sequence ATGGGGAAAGGGTACTCTAAAATGGTTAAACTCAAGAATGAAGATCTCTGGGAAAGCTACAAGGTAAGAAAAGATGAATCTGCTAAAGAAGCGCTGATCTTAGAGTATGCCCCGCTGGTAAAATATGTAGCTGGGCGTCTGGCCGTTGGTTTGACTGCCAAGGTTGAATTAGATGATTTGATTGGTTTCGGTATTTTCGGGTTGATTGATGCGATTGAAAAGTTTGACCATACTCGAGGAATCAAATTTGAAACTTATGCCCTGGCCAGGATTCGCGGCTCGATTATCGATGGATTGAGGGCGATGGATTGGGTTCCCCAATCTGTTCGGCAAAAGGCACGGGAAATAGAAAAAACCTATACCCGGTTAGAAAATGAATTGGGGCGTTCCGTTTCAGACCTTGAGGTCAGCCAGGCCCTGGGTATATCACTTGATGAATTTCACCAGTTGTTAGGGGAAGTAAGTTATACTTCTTTATTATATCTGGAAGATTTGTGGTTAGGTGAGGGAGCGGATAGCGACTCGGTTCGTGTAATTGAGATGATTTCCGACCCCAATGTGGAAGATCCCACGCTGCGGTTAGAGTTTGAGGAGACCAAACAGCTACTTGCTGAGGCAATTGACAAGTTACCGGAAAAAGAGCGGATAGTTATTTCTTTATATTACTATGATGGTCTGACCCTTAAAGAAATCGGTGCCGTGCTTGGGCTATCCGAATCGCGGATTTCCCAACTGCATACGAAAGCTATTCTCAGGCTCAGGGGTCGCTTAAGCCGTCAAAAGAAAAAGATATTTGGGATTTAG
- the rpsB gene encoding 30S ribosomal protein S2 produces the protein MAVISMKQLLEAGVHFGHQTRRWNPKMAPYIFTERNGIYIIDLQKTVKKVEEAYNFIRDVVAQGKSVLFVGTKKQAQESVKEEAQRCEMFYVNERWLGGLLTNFPTIQKRIQRLRELERMEQDGSLTVLPKKEVAKLMGEKEKLERFLGGIKDMHQLPGALFVIDPRKERIAVAEARRLGIPLVAIVDTNCDPDEIDYVIPGNDDAIRAVKLLTSKMADAVLEAKQGQQMTEAAE, from the coding sequence GTGGCCGTTATTTCAATGAAACAACTGCTAGAAGCCGGTGTGCACTTTGGGCATCAAACCCGCCGGTGGAATCCCAAGATGGCACCCTACATTTTCACGGAGCGGAATGGTATTTATATCATTGACTTGCAAAAGACCGTGAAAAAGGTCGAAGAGGCTTATAATTTTATTCGGGACGTGGTGGCCCAGGGTAAGTCTGTTCTCTTTGTAGGGACCAAAAAACAAGCCCAGGAATCGGTTAAAGAAGAAGCCCAGCGGTGTGAAATGTTCTACGTTAATGAGCGGTGGTTAGGTGGACTCCTGACTAACTTTCCCACCATTCAAAAGCGTATTCAGCGGTTACGTGAACTGGAGCGGATGGAGCAAGATGGCTCCTTGACCGTCCTTCCTAAAAAGGAAGTCGCCAAGTTGATGGGGGAAAAGGAGAAGCTTGAGCGTTTCCTTGGCGGGATCAAAGACATGCACCAGTTACCGGGGGCTTTATTTGTTATTGATCCCCGGAAAGAACGAATTGCGGTGGCTGAGGCACGTCGACTAGGGATACCCCTTGTGGCGATTGTTGATACTAACTGTGATCCCGACGAGATTGACTATGTGATTCCGGGTAATGATGATGCGATCAGGGCCGTAAAGCTCCTGACTTCCAAGATGGCAGATGCTGTTTTAGAGGCCAAGCAGGGGCAACAAATGACGGAAGCGGCGGAATAA
- a CDS encoding chemotaxis protein CheA, with protein sequence MDLTQYLELFLIESREHLENLNQYLLELENNPQNNMVVDEIFRAAHTLKGMAATMGYDGITELTHEMENVLSRLRNGELRADSQLIDLLLQCVDALQNMVEAIENGGNSGPSIEGLVAQLVAVGQLAAMVEPVEAEMVSIESQPAGNQMAYNSYEIALLKEAKIKGFSSFLLTVKVAPECLMKSVRAFMVFKQLEEIGEIIKSIPPAQDLEEGNFDWGFQVLLITREAPSVIAQRLSTISEITLIACEPVDVEEARRPVNEPGEAVSKADNGSDEHLLSRTGKPRQTVRVDIERLDNLMNLVGELVINKTRLEQIGLTNRLPELSETVEQFDRITTDLQSLVMKVRMVPVEQVFNRFPRMVRDLARELGKDINFQMEGKETELDRTVIDEIGEPLVHLLRNAIDHGIEKPQERRQVGKPAEGLVRLVARHEGNHVIIEVEDDGRGISLEKIRSKAVAKGLIGAKEAELLEPNAILNFIFQPGFSTADEVTDISGRGVGLDVVKTKIESLSGSIEIASVPGMGTKFKISLPLTLAIIQALLVNVGQEIYAIPLSSVDETTIVVPENIKRVQHQEVVVLRGSVLPIIRLHTLLNVPGTQELAEELYIVVVRKGDKRAGLVVDSLIGQQEIVIKSLGKLLTGIPGLAGAAILGNGEVSLILDVGSLF encoded by the coding sequence ATGGATTTAACGCAATACCTGGAGTTATTTCTGATAGAATCTAGAGAACATTTGGAAAACCTGAATCAATACTTATTGGAGCTAGAAAACAATCCTCAGAACAACATGGTGGTGGATGAGATTTTTCGGGCTGCGCATACCTTGAAGGGGATGGCGGCGACCATGGGTTACGACGGAATTACTGAGTTGACGCACGAGATGGAAAATGTTCTGTCCCGACTGCGCAATGGTGAGCTCCGCGCCGACAGCCAGCTGATCGATCTACTCCTGCAGTGTGTAGATGCTTTGCAAAACATGGTCGAAGCAATTGAAAATGGAGGGAACAGCGGTCCATCGATAGAGGGGTTGGTGGCACAATTGGTAGCGGTCGGACAGTTAGCGGCGATGGTTGAACCGGTAGAAGCAGAGATGGTCAGCATTGAATCCCAACCAGCCGGGAATCAGATGGCCTATAACTCCTACGAGATCGCCCTGCTTAAAGAGGCGAAAATCAAAGGTTTTTCTTCCTTTTTACTAACTGTCAAAGTCGCTCCTGAGTGTTTAATGAAGTCAGTGCGGGCCTTTATGGTCTTCAAACAATTAGAAGAAATCGGCGAAATTATAAAAAGCATTCCCCCAGCCCAGGATCTGGAGGAGGGCAACTTTGACTGGGGTTTTCAAGTATTATTGATAACCAGAGAAGCACCCTCAGTCATTGCCCAAAGATTGAGTACCATCTCTGAGATCACTTTAATCGCCTGTGAACCAGTGGACGTGGAGGAAGCCAGACGACCAGTTAATGAGCCAGGAGAAGCAGTGAGTAAAGCTGACAATGGTAGTGATGAACATCTGTTGTCACGGACGGGTAAACCGCGGCAGACGGTGCGAGTCGATATTGAGCGTCTAGATAACTTAATGAACCTGGTTGGTGAACTGGTGATCAATAAGACGCGTCTCGAACAAATTGGGCTTACCAATCGTTTACCTGAATTGAGTGAGACTGTCGAACAGTTTGACCGGATAACCACGGATTTACAGTCACTGGTGATGAAGGTCAGAATGGTTCCCGTGGAGCAGGTCTTTAACCGTTTTCCCCGAATGGTCAGGGATTTGGCCAGAGAGCTAGGAAAAGACATTAATTTCCAGATGGAGGGCAAGGAGACTGAGCTTGACCGGACGGTAATTGATGAGATTGGCGAACCTCTAGTCCATTTATTGCGCAATGCCATTGATCACGGCATTGAAAAACCGCAAGAGCGACGTCAGGTTGGTAAACCGGCCGAAGGTTTGGTCAGACTGGTGGCGCGTCACGAAGGCAACCACGTGATTATTGAGGTTGAAGACGATGGTAGGGGAATTAGTCTAGAAAAAATCCGGTCCAAGGCCGTGGCAAAAGGCTTAATTGGAGCGAAAGAAGCGGAACTGCTCGAGCCTAATGCAATTTTAAACTTTATCTTCCAGCCGGGCTTCAGTACGGCCGATGAAGTGACGGATATTTCCGGTCGGGGTGTGGGTCTGGATGTGGTGAAGACTAAAATTGAGTCATTGAGTGGTAGCATTGAAATAGCATCAGTTCCCGGGATGGGAACTAAATTTAAAATCAGCCTGCCATTAACTTTAGCGATCATCCAGGCTTTACTGGTTAATGTAGGACAAGAAATATATGCCATCCCGTTAAGTTCGGTCGATGAGACTACGATCGTTGTGCCGGAAAACATCAAACGCGTTCAACATCAGGAAGTGGTAGTATTGCGCGGTTCGGTTTTACCGATTATTCGACTCCACACCCTGCTCAATGTGCCTGGTACACAGGAGCTGGCTGAGGAACTGTACATCGTGGTGGTCAGAAAAGGGGATAAGCGGGCCGGTTTGGTCGTTGATTCCCTGATTGGACAACAGGAGATCGTCATCAAATCTCTGGGTAAATTGCTGACTGGCATACCAGGATTGGCCGGAGCGGCCATTTTAGGTAATGGAGAGGTTTCTTTAATTCTTGATGTTGGGAGCCTGTTTTAG
- a CDS encoding chemotaxis protein CheD has protein sequence MSRVIQVGMADLRVAKAPDKLMTAGLGSCIGICLYDPIAKIGGLAHIMLPSSIQARKTDNRAKFADTAILDLITEMTKIGANRNRLVAKIAGGAQMFTFPGVTDVMKIGDRNAEAVVETLKRERIPLLAQDTGGNYGRTIQFCTNSGNLYVRTIDHGERVL, from the coding sequence ATGAGCAGGGTGATCCAGGTAGGAATGGCTGACCTGCGTGTGGCTAAAGCCCCAGATAAATTGATGACCGCTGGCCTGGGTTCGTGTATTGGTATTTGCTTGTATGATCCAATCGCCAAAATTGGTGGTTTGGCGCACATCATGTTGCCGTCAAGCATCCAGGCCCGGAAGACTGACAACCGGGCAAAATTTGCAGATACAGCCATCTTGGATCTGATTACGGAAATGACAAAAATTGGGGCAAACCGTAACCGGTTGGTGGCCAAGATTGCCGGTGGGGCGCAGATGTTCACTTTCCCTGGGGTAACTGATGTGATGAAGATTGGCGACCGCAACGCAGAAGCGGTAGTAGAGACTTTGAAAAGAGAGCGCATTCCTCTGCTCGCTCAGGATACTGGTGGTAATTACGGTAGAACGATTCAATTCTGTACCAATAGTGGAAACTTATACGTCCGAACAATAGACCATGGGGAAAGGGTACTCTAA
- a CDS encoding UMP kinase — translation MTGPKFQRVVLKLSGEALAGNKGYGIDQDTVNTIAQQIREVKDRGVEVAIVVGGGNIWRGVAGSAKGMDRATADYMGMLATVINSLALQDALEKVGVDTRVMSAIDMREVAEPYIRRRAIRHLEKGRVVIFAAGTGNPYFSTDTTAALRAAEIEAQVILMAKKVDGVYDSDPLINPDAKMYKDLEYIEVLNKGLGVMDSTATSLCMDNKIPIIVFNLNQEGNIMKVIMGEEIGTYVGR, via the coding sequence GTGACCGGACCAAAATTCCAGCGAGTGGTGCTGAAGCTGAGTGGAGAAGCTTTAGCAGGAAACAAAGGATATGGAATTGACCAGGACACAGTGAACACTATTGCCCAACAGATCCGTGAAGTCAAGGACCGGGGAGTAGAAGTGGCGATCGTTGTCGGGGGAGGTAACATCTGGCGTGGGGTAGCTGGGAGCGCCAAAGGGATGGACCGGGCAACGGCTGACTACATGGGGATGCTGGCGACGGTAATTAATTCGCTGGCTTTGCAGGATGCGCTGGAAAAAGTCGGTGTCGATACTCGCGTCATGTCGGCGATTGATATGCGCGAAGTCGCTGAACCGTACATCCGCCGGCGGGCGATACGCCACCTGGAAAAGGGGCGTGTGGTCATTTTTGCAGCAGGCACGGGTAACCCTTATTTTTCAACCGATACGACGGCGGCTTTACGGGCAGCGGAAATTGAGGCCCAGGTTATCCTGATGGCAAAAAAAGTTGATGGGGTCTATGATTCCGATCCTCTGATTAACCCGGATGCCAAGATGTATAAAGATTTGGAGTACATAGAGGTTTTAAATAAGGGTCTGGGGGTTATGGATTCTACCGCGACCTCATTGTGCATGGATAACAAGATACCGATCATTGTGTTTAACCTTAACCAAGAGGGCAACATTATGAAGGTGATCATGGGAGAGGAAATTGGAACCTATGTGGGGAGGTAG
- a CDS encoding chemotaxis protein CheC: protein MMVEDFSELSAMQIDALREIGNIGAGNAATALAQLLNRRINMAVPRISIVPFPKVPEAVGGAERLMVGVYLRVQGSAPGNILFLLPITNAYLLVDMLLGLPRGTTTALDDMGQSVLQEVGNILAGAYLNALSMFTSLNMVPSVPALAVDMAGAILSAVLFQLGEVGDHALLVETQFTENEIQVIGHFFLLPEPEALDTIMSGLGVNIQ, encoded by the coding sequence ATGATGGTTGAAGATTTTTCCGAACTTTCGGCTATGCAAATCGATGCTCTACGGGAAATTGGTAATATCGGTGCCGGCAATGCCGCCACCGCCCTGGCCCAACTCTTGAACCGGCGGATTAATATGGCGGTTCCGAGGATAAGCATCGTTCCTTTTCCGAAAGTTCCAGAAGCAGTAGGGGGAGCAGAGCGCTTGATGGTTGGGGTATACCTGCGGGTTCAAGGATCTGCCCCGGGCAACATCCTGTTTTTGTTGCCTATTACCAATGCTTATTTACTGGTCGATATGTTGCTAGGTTTACCGCGGGGGACGACTACTGCGCTGGATGATATGGGTCAATCAGTATTGCAGGAGGTTGGCAATATCCTGGCTGGAGCTTATCTGAATGCTCTGTCGATGTTTACTTCCCTTAACATGGTTCCGTCTGTCCCTGCTCTGGCGGTTGATATGGCTGGGGCTATCTTGAGCGCTGTTTTATTCCAATTAGGGGAAGTAGGTGATCACGCCCTGTTGGTCGAAACCCAATTCACAGAAAATGAAATCCAGGTCATTGGCCACTTTTTTCTCCTGCCAGAACCAGAAGCATTGGATACCATTATGTCTGGACTTGGGGTGAATATCCAATGA
- the frr gene encoding ribosome recycling factor, which yields MLDQLVNDAEQRMQKAIEALKKEYATLRAGRATPALLDRVLVDYYGTLTPINQLANIGVPEPRMLVIQPWDKSTIPAIEKAILKSDLGVTPTSDGVVVRIVIPQLTEERRKELAKVVKKKAEESKVAVRNIRREVNDKMKSIEKKGEISEDEAKRGQDSVQKLTDNYIKMIDKVMEAKEKEIMEV from the coding sequence ATGTTGGACCAACTGGTTAATGATGCTGAACAGCGTATGCAGAAGGCCATTGAAGCCCTCAAGAAAGAATACGCTACTTTAAGGGCTGGTCGGGCTACTCCTGCCCTTTTGGATAGAGTCCTGGTTGATTATTACGGGACGCTTACCCCGATCAATCAATTAGCCAATATTGGCGTGCCCGAACCGCGCATGCTCGTCATTCAGCCCTGGGATAAAAGCACAATCCCCGCGATTGAAAAGGCGATCCTGAAGTCAGATCTGGGGGTTACCCCAACCAGTGACGGGGTCGTGGTCCGGATCGTTATCCCCCAATTGACCGAGGAGCGACGCAAAGAATTGGCCAAAGTCGTGAAGAAAAAAGCTGAGGAATCAAAGGTGGCTGTACGCAACATCAGACGCGAAGTTAATGACAAGATGAAGAGCATAGAAAAGAAGGGAGAAATCTCCGAGGATGAAGCAAAACGTGGTCAGGACTCCGTTCAGAAACTAACTGATAATTATATTAAAATGATCGATAAGGTTATGGAAGCGAAAGAAAAAGAGATTATGGAAGTATGA
- the tsf gene encoding translation elongation factor Ts, whose protein sequence is MEVTAAMVKELRERTGAGMMDCKKALAETNGDIDKAIEILREKGLAAAAKKAGRIAAEGRVEAYIHGPGRIGVLVEVNCETDFVAKTDEYREFCKDIAMQIAAAKPEYVSREEVPAAVIDKEKAILRAQALNEGKPEKIVEKMVEGRIEKFFKDVCLLEQPFIKNPDITVQQVLMEKISKLGENIAIRRFVRYEMGEGIAKREDNFVAEVMAQVQKG, encoded by the coding sequence ATGGAAGTTACGGCGGCAATGGTTAAGGAACTACGCGAACGAACCGGTGCAGGGATGATGGATTGCAAGAAAGCACTGGCTGAAACCAATGGCGATATTGACAAGGCTATAGAAATTTTACGGGAAAAAGGATTGGCCGCGGCGGCCAAGAAGGCAGGACGAATTGCTGCTGAGGGACGAGTCGAGGCTTACATCCACGGGCCTGGCCGAATTGGCGTTTTGGTTGAAGTCAACTGCGAAACAGATTTTGTGGCCAAAACAGATGAGTATCGAGAGTTTTGTAAGGACATCGCCATGCAGATCGCAGCGGCCAAGCCGGAGTACGTGAGCCGCGAAGAGGTGCCAGCTGCAGTTATTGATAAGGAAAAGGCGATCCTGCGGGCCCAGGCTTTAAATGAAGGCAAACCTGAAAAGATCGTCGAAAAAATGGTTGAGGGTCGAATCGAGAAGTTTTTCAAAGATGTCTGTCTGCTGGAGCAGCCGTTTATTAAAAATCCTGATATAACTGTTCAACAAGTGTTGATGGAAAAGATCTCCAAGCTGGGAGAAAACATTGCCATTCGCCGTTTTGTTCGCTATGAAATGGGTGAAGGGATCGCCAAGCGCGAAGATAATTTTGTCGCTGAAGTCATGGCCCAGGTGCAGAAGGGTTAA
- a CDS encoding chemotaxis protein CheW yields the protein MNVSQTGVYGQELQLVAFILGTEEYAADILLVQEINRLLKITRVPKAPEFIEGVINLRGNVIPVFDLHKRLDLGKRKDTDRTRIIIVQVNDIRAGLIVDGVTEVLRLKADQVELPSTLDSTVALDFIAGVGKLNDRLLMLLKIDKVLGLEAVN from the coding sequence ATGAATGTGAGCCAAACAGGGGTTTATGGTCAAGAATTACAGCTAGTTGCCTTTATTTTAGGAACGGAAGAGTACGCAGCGGATATCCTGCTGGTCCAGGAAATTAATCGTTTGCTGAAAATTACTCGCGTTCCCAAGGCCCCTGAGTTTATTGAAGGTGTGATCAACCTGAGGGGAAACGTGATCCCGGTTTTCGATCTGCATAAACGGCTTGACTTGGGTAAGCGCAAAGATACAGACCGAACCCGGATTATTATCGTTCAGGTTAACGATATTCGGGCTGGGCTAATTGTTGATGGAGTAACTGAGGTGCTTCGCCTCAAGGCGGATCAAGTGGAACTTCCCTCAACCCTGGATAGTACGGTTGCCCTTGACTTTATTGCCGGCGTTGGCAAGCTGAATGATCGGTTGCTAATGTTGCTTAAAATTGATAAAGTTCTTGGGCTTGAGGCGGTTAATTGA
- a CDS encoding chemotaxis response regulator protein-glutamate methylesterase, which translates to MSKIRVLVVDDSAFMRKVISDLINADPQLEVVGTARNGEEALAKIGQLQPDVVTMDVEMPVMDGLTALDKIMRSQPLPVIMLSSVTQSGPAATMKALEKGAIDFIAKPSGPISLDINQVQNELILKIKTSKQARLTKSSGRILSQRSFNIKPPVSVCEPQLNRLVLIGTSTGGPRALNEVIPALPANFPAGVLIVQHMPPGFTRSLAERLDNLSAIHVKEAVDGDEVRAGVAYIAPGDYHMVLTANGRTGDRHLFIHLTQDPPIAGHRPSVDVMISSAAEVFWGPVVAVILTGMGQDGTQGVKKLKSRGQSKVIAEDQSTCVVYGMPKAAIESGCVDKVVPLPLVADEIMHMI; encoded by the coding sequence ATGTCAAAAATCAGGGTTTTGGTGGTCGATGATTCAGCCTTTATGCGTAAAGTTATCTCCGACCTGATCAATGCCGATCCCCAGCTGGAAGTGGTGGGAACAGCGCGTAATGGCGAGGAGGCGTTGGCTAAAATTGGCCAACTCCAGCCCGATGTAGTCACCATGGATGTAGAAATGCCGGTTATGGATGGGCTAACCGCGCTGGATAAAATCATGAGGAGCCAACCCTTACCGGTGATTATGCTGTCCAGCGTTACCCAGTCCGGCCCCGCAGCGACCATGAAGGCCCTGGAGAAGGGAGCGATTGATTTTATCGCGAAACCATCTGGCCCAATTTCACTGGATATTAACCAGGTCCAAAATGAACTAATCTTGAAGATAAAAACTTCCAAGCAGGCCAGACTGACGAAATCATCAGGGCGGATATTATCCCAGAGGTCCTTTAACATTAAACCCCCGGTTTCAGTTTGTGAGCCCCAGCTAAACCGTTTAGTTTTGATTGGTACTTCCACCGGGGGACCCAGGGCCTTAAATGAGGTTATACCGGCTTTACCGGCTAATTTCCCGGCCGGGGTGTTGATTGTTCAGCATATGCCGCCTGGGTTTACCCGTTCCCTGGCCGAGCGATTGGACAACCTGTCGGCCATTCATGTTAAGGAAGCGGTGGATGGTGACGAAGTTCGGGCTGGTGTGGCTTATATTGCGCCGGGGGACTACCACATGGTTTTAACTGCCAATGGAAGAACAGGTGATCGTCATTTATTTATTCATTTAACTCAAGACCCCCCAATTGCCGGCCACCGTCCTTCGGTCGATGTAATGATTTCGTCTGCGGCGGAAGTTTTCTGGGGGCCGGTCGTAGCTGTTATTCTCACGGGAATGGGACAGGATGGCACACAAGGAGTAAAAAAATTAAAAAGTCGGGGTCAGAGCAAGGTGATTGCTGAGGACCAGTCTACCTGTGTCGTCTATGGGATGCCCAAAGCAGCAATTGAGTCAGGTTGTGTTGATAAAGTTGTTCCGCTGCCGCTGGTGGCGGATGAGATAATGCACATGATTTGA
- a CDS encoding DUF342 domain-containing protein gives MSEKDNPVPEMEILVKISDDKMEATLYINRRPGTSPVTESQIYQALKDKGVIFSINEEAVREAVRLSAESSEELIKIVVARGKEVEHGRDAQITYHFPLPGKAKPIEREDGTVDFYNLNLVHNVRAGEVLATKIPAVPGEPGITVTGQMIRPLPGKNINFRRGKNTIVDKDGCAVVATTAGHVVLIDGIVHVFPVYEVNGDVDLSTGNINFVGNVIVRGNVKSGFIVKAEGNIEVHGTVEGGSLYAEGNIEVKKGIMGQGRGIVWAKGSVFARFVENGEIQAGENVVIADAIMNSNVSAGKCIIVEGRRGVIVGGVCRAAEEIKAKVIGSLLAPPTQVEVGVKPEIRQAYKQTTSDLIAREKNLEKVQQVLGVLSYVEKTRGELPPEKQELLARLRMTESQLLRDIKELRQKKQALEEELAELRRCKVRVSGTIYPGVTVVIGQLTMHVNDPLQYVTLTEDMGDIKIYPYF, from the coding sequence GTGTCCGAAAAGGATAATCCAGTCCCCGAAATGGAGATCCTGGTCAAGATCAGTGATGACAAGATGGAAGCAACCTTGTATATTAACCGGCGGCCAGGAACTTCCCCAGTTACAGAAAGCCAGATCTATCAAGCATTGAAAGACAAGGGAGTGATCTTTAGTATTAATGAAGAAGCAGTCCGGGAGGCGGTCCGGCTTTCTGCTGAATCAAGTGAAGAGTTAATCAAAATCGTGGTGGCCAGAGGGAAAGAAGTTGAACACGGGCGGGATGCGCAAATAACTTACCATTTCCCTTTACCGGGTAAGGCTAAACCGATTGAGCGGGAAGATGGGACAGTAGATTTCTATAACCTTAATCTAGTGCATAATGTTCGCGCTGGAGAGGTCTTGGCGACAAAAATCCCAGCGGTGCCAGGCGAACCTGGCATTACCGTAACTGGTCAGATGATTCGTCCACTCCCGGGGAAAAACATTAATTTTCGACGGGGGAAAAATACTATCGTGGACAAGGATGGCTGCGCCGTGGTGGCGACGACGGCGGGCCATGTGGTGCTAATCGATGGGATTGTCCACGTGTTTCCAGTCTATGAGGTAAACGGTGACGTAGACCTGAGTACGGGCAACATCAATTTTGTGGGGAACGTGATTGTGCGGGGCAATGTGAAAAGCGGCTTTATCGTTAAGGCTGAGGGAAACATTGAGGTCCACGGCACGGTGGAGGGTGGTAGTCTTTATGCCGAGGGTAATATCGAAGTAAAAAAAGGCATTATGGGACAAGGCAGAGGAATAGTCTGGGCCAAAGGTAGTGTTTTTGCTCGGTTTGTAGAAAATGGAGAGATTCAGGCCGGTGAGAATGTCGTGATCGCTGATGCAATTATGAACAGCAATGTCAGTGCGGGCAAATGCATCATTGTTGAGGGACGGCGTGGGGTAATCGTGGGAGGAGTATGCCGGGCGGCGGAAGAAATTAAGGCCAAAGTTATTGGGTCCTTACTGGCTCCCCCCACCCAGGTTGAGGTGGGAGTTAAGCCTGAAATCAGACAGGCATACAAACAAACTACCAGTGATCTTATCGCAAGAGAGAAAAATCTGGAGAAAGTGCAGCAGGTGCTGGGTGTTCTTAGTTATGTAGAAAAAACTCGGGGTGAACTGCCCCCGGAAAAGCAGGAACTCCTGGCCCGGTTACGGATGACGGAATCGCAATTGCTCCGGGATATCAAAGAACTGCGGCAGAAAAAACAGGCCCTGGAAGAGGAACTGGCTGAATTGCGTCGCTGTAAGGTGCGGGTATCAGGTACGATTTATCCCGGGGTTACTGTTGTAATTGGGCAACTGACTATGCACGTCAATGATCCGCTGCAGTATGTGACGCTTACGGAAGACATGGGAGATATCAAGATTTATCCCTACTTTTAA
- a CDS encoding isoprenyl transferase yields the protein MAARLGGWWRRGEKSEPDEQQLLARIKPERLPRHIAIIMDGNGRWARARGLPRLAGHRVGVESLKEIVRTCGELGIAVLTVYAFSTENWKRPSEEVNGLMDLLVEYVQKELAELHQQGVKVRTIGDISRLPVSAQAELNRAKEQTKNNQGLVLNIALNYGGRLEILDAVHQIAYRVKMGELAIDDIDEAFFASQLDTAGLPDPDLLIRTSGEMRVSNFMLWQIAYTEIWVSPVMWPDFRKHHLLQAIIDYQERDRRYGGINA from the coding sequence ATGGCGGCAAGGCTGGGTGGATGGTGGCGGCGCGGGGAGAAAAGTGAGCCAGATGAACAGCAGTTATTAGCTAGAATAAAGCCGGAACGCTTACCCCGACACATCGCAATTATTATGGATGGTAACGGGAGATGGGCGAGAGCACGTGGGCTCCCCCGGCTGGCCGGGCACCGTGTGGGGGTAGAATCGCTGAAGGAAATTGTGCGGACTTGTGGTGAGTTGGGGATTGCCGTTCTAACGGTTTATGCTTTCTCGACCGAGAATTGGAAACGGCCAAGCGAAGAGGTCAATGGACTTATGGACCTCCTGGTTGAGTATGTCCAGAAGGAGTTGGCGGAATTACATCAGCAGGGAGTAAAGGTTAGAACCATCGGTGATATTTCCAGATTACCCGTATCGGCTCAGGCCGAGTTAAACCGAGCAAAAGAACAGACGAAGAACAATCAGGGATTAGTGTTGAATATCGCTCTCAATTACGGCGGTCGGTTGGAAATTCTTGACGCTGTTCACCAGATTGCGTACCGGGTGAAAATGGGTGAATTAGCGATCGATGACATCGACGAGGCCTTTTTTGCTAGCCAACTGGATACGGCCGGATTGCCTGATCCAGACTTGTTGATTCGTACTTCTGGTGAAATGCGCGTCAGTAATTTCATGTTGTGGCAGATCGCTTACACGGAAATATGGGTTAGTCCAGTGATGTGGCCTGATTTTCGAAAGCATCATTTACTTCAAGCTATTATCGATTATCAGGAGAGAGACCGCCGATATGGCGGGATTAACGCTTGA